In the Fusarium oxysporum f. sp. lycopersici 4287 chromosome 9, whole genome shotgun sequence genome, one interval contains:
- a CDS encoding histone H1/5, with the protein MRLSPRARLTTLPCSFSFIHFHSLTCFLCIQQLKDRKGSSRQSLKKYVKANNTLNVTDNMFDSLFNKALKAGVDKGVFEQPKGPSGGTKLAKKQPEAKKPAAPKKPAAEKKEAAEKPAAKKPAAKKAAAPKKAATEKKVAAPKKAAAEKKTTEKKAEKAEKAEKPAPAKKAAAPKKAAATKKVCVDSAALPSHPLTFYPGRQG; encoded by the exons ATGAGGCTATCGCCACGCGCCCGACTGACCACTTTGCCTTGCTCATTTTCTTTCATTCATTTTCACTCACTAACGTGCTTTCTTTGCATTCAACAGCTCAAGGACCGAAAGGGCTCTAG CCGTCAATCCTTGAAGAAGTatgtcaaggccaacaacACTCTCAATGTCACCGACAACATGTTCGActctctcttcaacaaggcGTTGAAGGCTGGTGTCGACAAGGGTGTCTTCGAGCAGCCCAAGGGTCCTTCCGGTGGTACCAAGctcgccaagaagcagccTGAGGCTAAGAAGCCCGCTGCTCCTAAGAAGCCTgctgccgagaagaaggaggccgCTGAGAAGCCCGCTGCTAAGAAGCCCGCTGCTAAGAAGGCCGCCGCccccaagaaggctgctaccgagaagaaggtcgCTGCCCCCAAGAAGGCCGccgctgagaagaagaccaccgagaagaaggctgaaaaggctgagaaggctgagaagccCGCTCctgccaagaaggccgccgctcccaagaaggctgctgctaCCAAGAAGGTATGTGTTGACTCAGCTGCTCTCCCATCACACCCTCTTACATTCTATCCAGGCCgacaaggctga
- a CDS encoding ubiquitin-conjugating enzyme E2-16 kDa (At least one base has a quality score < 10) codes for MGPSDSPYSGGVFFLAIHFPTDYPFKPPKVNFTTRIYHPNINSNGSICLDILRDQWSPALTISKVLLSICSMLTDPNPDDPLVPEIAHVYKTDRPRYEATAREWTRKYAI; via the exons ATGGGACCT AGCGATTCTCCATACTCCGGCGGTGTCTTCTTCCTGGCCATTCACTTCCCTACCGACTACCCTTTCAAGCCTCCCAAGGTCAACTTCACTACCCGCATCTACCACCCAAACATCAACTCTAATGGTAGCATCTGCTTGGATATTCTGCGTGATCAGTGGAGTCCTGCGTTGACCATCTCTAAAG TGCTTCTGTCCATCTGCTCGATGCTGACAGACCCCAACCCTGACGATCCTCTTGTGCCCGAGATTGCCCATGTCTACAAGACTGACCGACCCCGATACGAGGCCACAGCTCGGGAGTGGACTCGAAAGTACGCCATCTAA
- a CDS encoding histone H1/5 — MRLSPRARLTTLPCSFSFIHFHSLTCFLCIQQLKDRKGSSRQSLKKYVKANNTLNVTDNMFDSLFNKALKAGVDKGVFEQPKGPSGGTKLAKKQPEAKKPAAPKKPAAEKKEAAEKPAAKKPAAKKAAAPKKAATEKKVAAPKKAAAEKKTTEKKAEKAEKAEKPAPAKKAAAPKKAAATKKADKAEKPETALTKTKTGRVTKTTKAAPAKKAAAPKKAAPKKAAAKA; from the exons ATGAGGCTATCGCCACGCGCCCGACTGACCACTTTGCCTTGCTCATTTTCTTTCATTCATTTTCACTCACTAACGTGCTTTCTTTGCATTCAACAGCTCAAGGACCGAAAGGGCTCTAG CCGTCAATCCTTGAAGAAGTatgtcaaggccaacaacACTCTCAATGTCACCGACAACATGTTCGActctctcttcaacaaggcGTTGAAGGCTGGTGTCGACAAGGGTGTCTTCGAGCAGCCCAAGGGTCCTTCCGGTGGTACCAAGctcgccaagaagcagccTGAGGCTAAGAAGCCCGCTGCTCCTAAGAAGCCTgctgccgagaagaaggaggccgCTGAGAAGCCCGCTGCTAAGAAGCCCGCTGCTAAGAAGGCCGCCGCccccaagaaggctgctaccgagaagaaggtcgCTGCCCCCAAGAAGGCCGccgctgagaagaagaccaccgagaagaaggctgaaaaggctgagaaggctgagaagccCGCTCctgccaagaaggccgccgctcccaagaaggctgctgctaCCAAGAAG GCCgacaaggctgagaagcccGAGACCGCTCTtacaaagacaaagacaggtcgcgtcaccaagaccaccaaggCAGCGCCTGCAAAGAAGGCTGCTGCACCTAAGAAGGCAGCACCCAAGAAGGCCGCTGCCAAGGCGTAA
- a CDS encoding histone H1/5 yields MFDSLFNKALKAGVDKGVFEQPKGPSGGTKLAKKQPEAKKPAAPKKPAAEKKEAAEKPAAKKPAAKKAAAPKKAATEKKVAAPKKAAAEKKTTEKKAEKAEKAEKPAPAKKAAAPKKAAATKKADKAEKPETALTKTKTGRVTKTTKAAPAKKAAAPKKAAPKKAAAKA; encoded by the exons ATGTTCGActctctcttcaacaaggcGTTGAAGGCTGGTGTCGACAAGGGTGTCTTCGAGCAGCCCAAGGGTCCTTCCGGTGGTACCAAGctcgccaagaagcagccTGAGGCTAAGAAGCCCGCTGCTCCTAAGAAGCCTgctgccgagaagaaggaggccgCTGAGAAGCCCGCTGCTAAGAAGCCCGCTGCTAAGAAGGCCGCCGCccccaagaaggctgctaccgagaagaaggtcgCTGCCCCCAAGAAGGCCGccgctgagaagaagaccaccgagaagaaggctgaaaaggctgagaaggctgagaagccCGCTCctgccaagaaggccgccgctcccaagaaggctgctgctaCCAAGAAG GCCgacaaggctgagaagcccGAGACCGCTCTtacaaagacaaagacaggtcgcgtcaccaagaccaccaaggCAGCGCCTGCAAAGAAGGCTGCTGCACCTAAGAAGGCAGCACCCAAGAAGGCCGCTGCCAAGGCGTAA
- a CDS encoding histone H1/5 yields MPPKAAAAAPKKSGHASYQDMITDAIVNLKDRKGSSRQSLKKYVKANNTLNVTDNMFDSLFNKALKAGVDKGVFEQPKGPSGGTKLAKKQPEAKKPAAPKKPAAEKKEAAEKPAAKKPAAKKAAAPKKAATEKKVAAPKKAAAEKKTTEKKAEKAEKAEKPAPAKKAAAPKKAAATKKVCVDSAALPSHPLTFYPGRQG; encoded by the exons ATGCCTCCCAAAGCCGCTGCCGCCGCTCCCAAGAAGTCTGGCCACGCCAGTTATCAG GACATGATCACTGATGCTATTGTCAAC CTCAAGGACCGAAAGGGCTCTAG CCGTCAATCCTTGAAGAAGTatgtcaaggccaacaacACTCTCAATGTCACCGACAACATGTTCGActctctcttcaacaaggcGTTGAAGGCTGGTGTCGACAAGGGTGTCTTCGAGCAGCCCAAGGGTCCTTCCGGTGGTACCAAGctcgccaagaagcagccTGAGGCTAAGAAGCCCGCTGCTCCTAAGAAGCCTgctgccgagaagaaggaggccgCTGAGAAGCCCGCTGCTAAGAAGCCCGCTGCTAAGAAGGCCGCCGCccccaagaaggctgctaccgagaagaaggtcgCTGCCCCCAAGAAGGCCGccgctgagaagaagaccaccgagaagaaggctgaaaaggctgagaaggctgagaagccCGCTCctgccaagaaggccgccgctcccaagaaggctgctgctaCCAAGAAGGTATGTGTTGACTCAGCTGCTCTCCCATCACACCCTCTTACATTCTATCCAGGCCgacaaggctga
- a CDS encoding glutaryl-CoA dehydrogenase, which produces MFRPILRQCARRAAAPLRPCATRTFASTSGPTFNWEDPLASNNLLTEEERAIGETAERYCQEQLLPRVLQAYRDESYDPKILEEMGELGLLGATIEGYDCAGVSSVAGGLITRAVERVDSGYRSGMSVQSSLVMGGIFEHGTAEQKEKFLPQMAKGKLLGAFGLTEPNHGSDPGSMETVAKPHPTKKGYYSLSGSKTWITNSPIADVLLVWAKLQDTGKIRGFLVERKDCPPGTLETPAIKDKNGLRASITGMIHLDNCPVPDINMFPDVEGLRGPFSCLNNARYGIALGVMGALEDCIARARTYALERKQFKGNPLAKYQLVQKKLADATTDAAYGTLAAIQVGRLKDEGKATPEMISMVKRQNCDTALKNARVLQEIFGGNAASDEYMIGRHVANLYVTQTYEGQSDIHSLILGRAITGIQAFV; this is translated from the exons ATGTTTCGCCCTATCCTCAGACAATGCGCTCGAAGAGCTGCTGCTCCTCTGCGACCATGCGCCACAAGGACCTTTGCCTCGACATCAGGACCTACCTTCAACTGGGAGGATCCTTTGGCTTCGAATAACCTCCTGACTGAAGAGGAGCGTGCAATTGGAGAGACTGCAGAGAGATACTGCCAAGAGCAATTGCTACCCCGCGTTCTAC AGGCCTATCGCGACGAGTCCTACGATCCCAAGATTCTCGAGGAGATGGGCGAGCTTGGTCTATTGGGCGCTACGATTGAGGGATATGATTGCGCTGGCGTGTCCTCTGTTGCTGGTGGTTTGATCACACGAGCTGTGGAGAGGGTGGACAGCGGCTACCGATCTGGAATGTCCGTTCAGTCTTCATTGGTGATGGGTGGTATCTTTGAGCATGGTACTGCcgagcagaaggagaagtTCCTCCCCCAGATGGCCAAGGGTAAGCTCCTCGGTGCGTTTGGCTTGACAGAACCCAACCACGGCAGTGATCCTGGAAGCATGGAGACAGTGGCAAAGCCTCATCCTACTAAGAAGGGTTACTACTCTCTAAGTGGTTCAAAGACATGGATCACAAATAGTCCTATCGCAGATGTCTTGTTGGTATGGGCAAAGTTGCAAGACACCGGCAAGATTCGAGGTTTCTTGGTGGAGCGCAAGGACTGCCCACCAGGTACTCTCGAGACACCAGCtatcaaggacaagaacgGTCTTCGTGCCTCAATCACTGGCATGATCCACCTTGACAATTGTCCTGTGCCAGATATCAACATGTTCCCCGACGTTGAAGGTCTACGAGGCCCCTTCAGCTGCCTGAACAACGCTCGATACGGTATTGCCTTGGGCGTCATGGGGGCTCTCGAGGACTGCATCGCCCGTGCCCGAACATATGCTCTCGAGCGCAAGCAATTTAAGGGCAACCCCCTAGCCAAGTATCAACTCGTTCAGAAGAAGCTCGCCGACGCGACAACAGATGCCGCCTACGGCACACTCGCCGCCATCCAGGTTGGCCGTCTCAAGGACGAGGGTAAGGCCACACCCGAGATGATCAGCATGGTGAAGCGACAGAACTGCGATACCGCTCTCAAAAACGCACGAGTCCTCCAGGAGATCTTCGGAGGCAACGCGGCGAGTGATGAGTACATGATTGGCCGACATGTGGCGAATCTCTATGTGACACAGACTTATGAGGGCCAGAGTGATATTCACA GTCTTATTCTGGGACGTGCTATTACTGGTATCCAGGCATTCGTATAA
- a CDS encoding histone H1/5, producing the protein MPPKAAAAAPKKSGHASYQDMITDAIVNLKDRKGSSRQSLKKYVKANNTLNVTDNMFDSLFNKALKAGVDKGVFEQPKGPSGGTKLAKKQPEAKKPAAPKKPAAEKKEAAEKPAAKKPAAKKAAAPKKAATEKKVAAPKKAAAEKKTTEKKAEKAEKAEKPAPAKKAAAPKKAAATKKADKAEKPETALTKTKTGRVTKTTKAAPAKKAAAPKKAAPKKAAAKA; encoded by the exons ATGCCTCCCAAAGCCGCTGCCGCCGCTCCCAAGAAGTCTGGCCACGCCAGTTATCAG GACATGATCACTGATGCTATTGTCAAC CTCAAGGACCGAAAGGGCTCTAG CCGTCAATCCTTGAAGAAGTatgtcaaggccaacaacACTCTCAATGTCACCGACAACATGTTCGActctctcttcaacaaggcGTTGAAGGCTGGTGTCGACAAGGGTGTCTTCGAGCAGCCCAAGGGTCCTTCCGGTGGTACCAAGctcgccaagaagcagccTGAGGCTAAGAAGCCCGCTGCTCCTAAGAAGCCTgctgccgagaagaaggaggccgCTGAGAAGCCCGCTGCTAAGAAGCCCGCTGCTAAGAAGGCCGCCGCccccaagaaggctgctaccgagaagaaggtcgCTGCCCCCAAGAAGGCCGccgctgagaagaagaccaccgagaagaaggctgaaaaggctgagaaggctgagaagccCGCTCctgccaagaaggccgccgctcccaagaaggctgctgctaCCAAGAAG GCCgacaaggctgagaagcccGAGACCGCTCTtacaaagacaaagacaggtcgcgtcaccaagaccaccaaggCAGCGCCTGCAAAGAAGGCTGCTGCACCTAAGAAGGCAGCACCCAAGAAGGCCGCTGCCAAGGCGTAA
- a CDS encoding hypothetical protein (At least one base has a quality score < 10), with the protein MADYAQYHALGQGEVIDPNDPNRTSQPSAQQFQPPIAPSPYQQQASPYGAPQYLGGQQAPPPMTGSPAPAPGYGYAPPQAQAPPGQAPPSQDATLAAQLGGMNLGDGHGTARRKKKDRHAYHTVEPTGSSQAFNGMPPQGTSATQFLDSVPGGPGFGGQFGSPQGTPQMQSQSQFSAPVNPAFGPGPVAGTPGVGEGLGTASVSTSGPKGVSPDDMPSVPASRDAIQQYYLKNVYPTFERHVPPPSTVSFVAYDQGNSSPKYTRLTLNNIPTTQDALQATGLSLGLLLQPLAPLQAGEAEIPVLDFGEAGPPRCRRCRAYMNPFMMFRSGGNKFVCNLCAYPNDTPPEYFSATNPQGVRVDRDTRPELHRGTVEFVVPKEYWTREPVGLRWLFLIDVTQESYNKGYVEAFCEGIRVALYGGEDQELDENGEPKRRIPEGAKVGFVTYDKDIHFYNVNPALDQAQMMIMPDLEDPFVPLSEGLFVDPYESKDVITSLLTRLPDMFSTIKNPEPALLAALNSALAALEATGGKVVASCSALPTWGPGRLFMRDNGNHPGGEIDKKLYTTEHPAWKKVAEKMAASGVGADFFLAAPSGGYLDIATIGHVSSTTGGETFYYPNFIAARDSRKLSLEISHAVTRETGFQALMKVRCSNGLQVSGYHGNFIQHTFGADLEIGVIDADKAMGVSFSYDGKLDPKLDAHFQSALLYTTASGERRVRCSNVIASVTETSKESGAREQGIRECLKFVDQDAVIGMLAKEASTKLATTSSNLKDIRHWLSEKAIDVLACYRKHAAQQHPPGQLVMPERLKEYCMYLLGLLKCRALKGGVENSDRRVHEMRMLRSMGALELSLYLYPRMIPIHNLAPEEGFADPETGHLKMPPAIRTSFSRVEPGGVYLVDNGQQCLLWFHSQTSPNLISDLFGEDKDSLKSLDPYTSALPLLETHLNAQVRNIIEFLRTMRGSKGLTIQLARQGIDGAEFDFARMLVEDRNNEAQSYVDWLVHIHKGVQLELSGQRKKEGEEHTAASLSNFAGLRPAYW; encoded by the exons ATGGCCGACTACGCTCAGTACCACGCTCTTGGCCAGGGCGAGGTTATCGACCCCAATGATCCTAACCGAACATCTCAACCCTCTGCGCAACAGTTCCAACCGCCGATCGCTCCCTCACCttaccaacaacaagcatCACCATATGGAGCACCCCAGTATCTTGGAGGCCAGCAAGCGCCTCCTCCTATGACTGGCTCTCCCGCACCAGCTCCCGGATATGGTTATGCAcctcctcaggctcaggctcctcCAGGTCAAGCTCCTCCGTCACAAGATGCTACACTGGCTGCTCAGCTTGGTGGAATGAACTTGGGAGATGGACACGGCACagcgagaaggaagaagaaggatcgTCATGCATACCATACCGTTGAACCTACTGGCTCCTCACAAGCCTTCAATGGCATGCCTCCCCAGGGGACCTCGGCTACACAGTTCCTCGACAGCGTCCCTGGCGGTCCCGGTTTTGGAGGTCAATTTGGAAGCCCCCAGGGAACCCCTCAGATGCAAAGCCAGAGCCAATTTAGTGCGCCAGTTAACCCAGCATTTGGTCCTGGTCCTGTTGCTGGAACACCTGGTGTCGGCGAGGGCCTCGGTACAGCCTCAGTGTCTACCAGCGGACCCAAGGGAGTGTCACCTGACGACATGCCCAGCGTACCGGCCTCGCGAGATGCTATCCAGCAGTACTACCTCAAGAACGTGTACCCCACCTTCGAACGACATGTCCCTCCTCCCTCGACCGTTTCGTTTGTTGCCTACGACCAGGGCAACTCGTCACCGAAATACACTCGACTCACACTCAACAACATCCCCACTACTCAGGACGCTCTGCAGGCTACAGGCCTTTCTCTGGGACTCTTGCTGCAGCCACTAGCTCCTCTGCAGGCTGGAGAAGCCGAAATTCCTGTCCTCGACTTTGGTGAAGCTGGACCCCCACGATGCAGACGATGCCGAGCTTATATGAACCCCTTTATGATGTTCCGTTCAGGTGGAAACAAGTTTGTCTGCAACCTCTGCGCATACCCCAACGACACTCCCCCCGAATATTTCTCTGCGACCAATCCACAAGGTGTCCGAGTTGATCGTGACACTCGACCCGAGCTTCACCGAGGAACTGTAGAGTTTGTGGTGCCTAAAGAGTACTGGACCAGGGAGCCCGTGGGATTGCGATGGTTGTTCCTTATCGATGTAACCCAAGAATCTTACAACAAGGGTTATGTCGAGGCTTTCTGTGAGGGTATCCGCGTTGCTCTATATGGTGGTGAAGATCAAGAGTTGGATGAGAATGGAGAGCCGAAACGTAGGATACCAGAAGGCGCCAAGGTTGGATTTGTCACGTACGACAAGGACATTCACTTTTACAATGTCAAC CCTGCCCTGGATCAAGCTCAGATGATGATCATGCCTGATCTTGAGGATCCCTTTGTGCCCCTGAGCGAGGGACTCTTTGTCGACCCATATGAATCTAAGGATGTGATCACGTCTCTGCTTACTAGGCTTCCGGATATGTTCTCTACCATCAAAAACCCCGAGCCCGCCCTTCTCGCCGCCCTGAACTCAGCACTTGCCGCCCTCGAGGCGACGGGAGGCAAGGTTGTGGCATCTTGCTCTGCGCTGCCAACCTGGGGCCCTGGTCGTCTCTTCATGCGTGACAATGGTAATCACCCTGGAGGTGAAATCGATAAGAAGCTCTACACAACTGAGCACCCGGCCTGGAAGAAGGTTGCCGAGAAGATGGCTGCTTCCGGTGTCGGTGCTGATTTCTTCCTTGCTGCTCCTTCAGGTGGTTATCTTGATATTGCGACTATTG GTCATGTTTCCTCAACCACTGGCGGAGAGACCTTTTACTACCCTAACTTCATCGCTGCGAGGGATAGCCGAAAGTTATCACTCGAGATCTCACACGCCGTGACTAGAGAGACTGGTTTCCAAGCTCTTATGAAGGTCCGATGCTCTAACGGTCTCCAAGTCTCGGGCTACCATGGCAACTTTATCCAACACACCTTTGGCGCTGACTTGGAAATTGGCGTCATTGATGCTGATAAGGCAATGGGTGTCAGCTTTAGTTACGATGGCAAGCTGGATCCCAAGCTTGATGCTCACTTCCAGTCTGCCCTCCTCTATACAACGGCTTCAGGCGAACGCCGCGTGCGATGTTCAAATGTTATTGCTAGCGTTACGGAAACCTCCAAGGAATCGGGTGCGCGTGAACAGGGTATTCGTGAGTGCCTCAAGTTTGTTGATCAAGACGCTGTCATTGGTATGCTGGCCAAGGAAGCCAGCACGAAGTTGGCGACTACATCAAGTAACCTCAAGGATATCCGTCACTGGCTGAGTGAGAAGGCTATTGACGTCCTTGCTTGCTATCGAAAACATGCCGCTCAACAGCATCCTCCAGGACAGCTTGTCATGCCTGAGCGATTGAAGGAGTACTGCATGTAccttcttggtctcctcaAGTGCCGAGCACTTAAGGGAGGTGTCGAGAACTCAGACCGCAGAGTCCATGAGATGCGAATGCTTCGTTCTATGGGTGCTCTCGAACTGAGCCTGTATCTGTACCCCCGAATGATTCCTATCCATAACCTCGCACCTGAAGAGGGCTTCGCCGACCCCGAGACAGGCCATCTCAAGATGCCACCTGCGATCCGCACATCATTCTCACGAGTTGAGCCTGGTGGTGTGTATCTGGTTGACAATGGCCAACAGTGCCTCCTTTGGTTCCACTCACAGACTTCTCCTAACCTCATTTCTGATCTGTTTGGTGAAGACAAGGACTCTCTCAAGAGTCTTGACCCCTACACATCAGCCCTTCCCTTACTTGAGACTCACCTCAACGCTCAAGTCCGCAACATTATCGAGTTCCTCCGAACGATGCGCGGTTCAAAGGGTCTCACCATCCAGCTCGCTCGACAAGGCATTGATGGTGCCGAGTTTGATTTTGCCCGTATGCTCGTGGAGGACCGCAACAATGAGGCTCAGAGTTACGTGGATTGGCTGGTACACATTCACAAGGGTGTTCAGTTAGAG TTGAGCGGACAACGTAAGAAGGAGGGCGAGGAGCACACAGCGGCAAGCTTGTCAAACTTTGCAGG
- a CDS encoding ubiquitin-conjugating enzyme E2-16 kDa (At least one base has a quality score < 10), with the protein MALKRINKELTDLGRDPPSSCSAGPVGEDLFHWQATIMGPSDSPYSGGVFFLAIHFPTDYPFKPPKVNFTTRIYHPNINSNGSICLDILRDQWSPALTISKVLLSICSMLTDPNPDDPLVPEIAHVYKTDRPRYEATAREWTRKYAI; encoded by the exons ATGGCTCTTAAGCGCATTAACAAGGAGCTCACTGATCTTGGCCG AGATCCACCCTCTTCTTGCTCTGCCGGCCCTGTCGGCGAGGATTTG TTCCACTGGCAAGCTACAATTATGGGACCT AGCGATTCTCCATACTCCGGCGGTGTCTTCTTCCTGGCCATTCACTTCCCTACCGACTACCCTTTCAAGCCTCCCAAGGTCAACTTCACTACCCGCATCTACCACCCAAACATCAACTCTAATGGTAGCATCTGCTTGGATATTCTGCGTGATCAGTGGAGTCCTGCGTTGACCATCTCTAAAG TGCTTCTGTCCATCTGCTCGATGCTGACAGACCCCAACCCTGACGATCCTCTTGTGCCCGAGATTGCCCATGTCTACAAGACTGACCGACCCCGATACGAGGCCACAGCTCGGGAGTGGACTCGAAAGTACGCCATCTAA
- a CDS encoding hypothetical protein (At least one base has a quality score < 10): MASSNPFRKSAAVTVDSASFPNSTSSAASRFPALDQIETASTPPPPTSFQQAGSSTIDSKSNITKKVRVLSPPPLSPDSPEWAFAAPSIAQQTANQRNEDDPFDATSTDDSDREMVAAAARGYAPNGGQGIGNPFSKTLRSVDSPVAEQKLEHERKEEGHALKAANTARRSLDVNAFKRLLMTGNTESDKSSPPKIRQSMPPPAKNTKDRPSVFRRISHDDSRDISPPENALQEASLISEQASDTPEDDIDQENVSDSSASAQLSSKNSKKPPPPPSSRHGKSIKLDLVGQASREPLATLSSDMNKPLPPAPVRRSMEEGGESPFDREAAGKVPEAEGDVGLASPEPSGGSRKAVPAPPPRRGHARGESKVYASGLGLTQQQFVHNEENLSRSSSMRSRPEHNRRDSHAAAPPPPPPRSHHTSRQSTQIPSGVASSLTDLSQSSSSPAPSLDVDMSTTSTPSQLRQSSTVELTPPRDTQSGTHQPVTTTKSWAPPPPPARNTSVRRPASIRSVDSSSRRISFEAKAHNQMAPPPPPRRQRGSSRGSVDGPRRTSLDGVGKAGSSQVAEEEPDNVAATVGSGPTSPQSANEPGKSVDILADLDALQREVDALRGKLG, from the coding sequence ATGGCATCGTCTAATCCGTTTCGCAAGAGTGCTGCCGTTACGGTAGACTCAGCTTCTTTTCCCAACTCAACATCCTCCGCCGCTTCTCGGTTCCCTGCTCTCGATCAAATTGAAACAGCATCTACTCCTCCGCCTCCGACCAGCTTCCAGCAGGCTGGCTCTTCAACAATTGACTCGAAATCTAACATTACCAAAAAAGTCCGCGTACTATCACCCCCGCCGCTGTCTCCCGACTCTCCCGAATGGGCATTTGCGGCACCTTCTATTGCGCAACAGACTGCGAACCAACGAAATGAGGACGATCCGTTCGATGCGACGTCTACCGATGATAGCGACCGCGAAATGGTAGCTGCGGCTGCCCGTGGCTATGCTCCGAATGGCGGTCAGGGCATAGGAAACCCATTCAGCAAGACATTACGCAGCGTTGATTCTCCCGTCGCAGAACAAAAGCTTGAGCATGAAcgcaaagaagaaggccatgcGCTCAAAGCTGCTAATACGGCCAGAAGGTCTCTGGACGTCAATGCTTTCAAGAGATTGCTGATGACGGGTAATACGGAGTCGGACAAGTCTTCGCCGCCGAAAATCCGACAGTCGATGCCGCCACCAGCGAAAAACACAAAAGACCGACCGTCTGTTTTCCGAAGAATCTCACATGATGATTCCAGAGATATATCGCCCCCCGAGAATGCACTCCAAGAGGCATCTCTCATATCCGAACAAGCTTCGGATACCCCGGAAGATGATATTGATCAAGAGAACGTTTCTGACTCAAGCGCTTCTGCCCAACTGAGCTCAAAGAACAGCAAGAaaccgccgccgccacctAGCTCTCGACATGGCAAGTCCATCAAGCTGGATCTGGTTGGTCAGGCATCTCGAGAACCTCTTGCGACACTGTCATCAGATATGAACAAACCGCTTCCGCCCGCGCCGGTGAGAAGAAGCATGGAAGAAGGAGGCGAGTCGCCGTTTGATCGTGAAGCAGCTGGCAAAGTTCCAGAGGCTGAAGGTGATGTGGGATTAGCATCGCCAGAACCATCAGGCGGCAGCCGAAAAGCAGTTCCTGCACCACCACCTCGACGAGGTCACGCGAGAGGAGAGAGCAAGGTCTATGCGTCTGGCCTAGGCTTGACACAGCAGCAATTTGTGCACAATGAAGAGAACTTGTCACGGTCATCGTCTATGCGATCCCGACCTGAGCACAACCGACGTGACTCACATGCAGCAGcacctccaccaccgccaccaaGATCTCATCACACCTCAAGACAGTCGACGCAGATACCATCGGGGGTGGCCTCAAGCCTCACGGATCTGAGCCAatcgtcatcatctccgGCTCCATCCTTGGATGTCGATATGAGCACTACTTCCACGCCATCACAGCTGCGTCAATCCTCCACGGTCGAGTTAACACCACCGAGAGATACGCAATCAGGAACACATCAGCCCGTGACGACAACAAAATCTTGGgctccaccaccaccacctgcGCGAAACACATCTGTTCGACGGCCTGCGAGTATCAGAAGTGTTGATAGCAGTAGCCGGCGAATCTCATTTGAAGCAAAGGCTCATAATCAGATGGCACCCCCTCCACCACCTCGAAGGCAACGAGGCAGCAGCCGTGGCAGCGTCGATGGACCTCGGAGGACGAGTCTTGATGGTGTAGGGAAGGCTGGATCGAGTCAAGTGGCCGAGGAGGAGCCTGACAATGTCGCAGCGACAGTCGGCTCGGGTCCCACATCTCCGCAATCGGCAAACGAGCCAGGGAAGAGTGTTGACATCCTGGCTGACCTGGACGCCCTACAACGAGAGGTGGACGCCCTGCGGGGGAAACTAGGATGA